GGGTTAGATCCTCTCTTTTGCTATATTTGGGCGATTAGGGTTCCGCGACAACACAAGAACGAAGAAGGTGCGTGATTAAGAGGATGAAATGTGTTTTGGAAGGGTCTTTCATTGAAACTCAGGTACCAAAGCTCACCTCATAACTCACTTTTACATTGAATAAAAGATTATTGATCCACTAGGGTGTTTATAACCATCGTTTGGCTTTGTTGCCATCATCATTTTGATTTCAATGTTTCTTATAATTGCCAACATTTGTTCAAACCGACCTCACAATTCTCCAACCAGAATCTATGATTacttaaataaacttaaagaAATTATCAGGAAACTAGAATAAAACagaggagagaaagagaaacgTAAGAAAACCAATGCGGTTGGTGTGGGTTTCCTTtctaagaaaaacataaaaacaacatAGAAGGGAGGGAAGCATGTAAGAGTGTGCTATAGAAATTTTCTGAACCTCTGAGAAAGTGAGAGCAATCAAGGGAGGAGGCTTGGGATTTAGAGCACCAAGAGTAGAGTTTTCTTTGCTGGAAAATGAGGTAGGGGagcattaaaatattttatttttatttatgttagtaTTATCATACAATAAAATGATACTGGTTAAATCACATCACAATTGAGTAAAAACATGTTGTTCTTGATTTTAGCTTGAACAAGTGGCTCTTAGATTGTagttagttttaataaaaattgtttctaggctcttttgtttgtttgaatgtGTTTAGAAAGTAGCCATTGGCCATGGTTGTTGTAGGTTTTTGTGAAACATCACCACCAGCTTagtagatgaagatgaaaataaaagttaaattgagTTCTTTGAACAAGTGGCCATCTGCCTTTTGTCATTTAGAATTTCGTTATAAATCTTTGCATGAAAGGTTGGGGTCTGGTGACAGGATCAAATCAAGGTAGCAATAATTTGACTTTGAGAGGGTGGCCACTCACTGTGAGTAATtctgtttaatttgttttttatgtgaATTAATATTACTTATCCTAGTGAAGGCCATATTATGTCCTGTTGAATGTGATATCATATTTtgacaattattttctattaaaatcacatgattataaatttatgtccCTGAATTTGATCGACCTGATTTTTGTACCATACAAAGAGTAGTAAATAGATTCCTAACATGATTATTTGAATGCACCTTcaggtttaaaaaaataaattggtaACTTATTATTaagccattaatattataattaagatattaagccattaatattataacttgatTCAAAGTATTCattgtgtagatatttgatgacaCATTTCCAATGGAGCAACATGTCATAAAGGATGTTCGGGAGCAGTGGactgcattttttttaactatttgtaaatgattagatgtttcaatattacattttgaatttagggactattttatgtgtaattatattaagtaactatgttaggtaaatatatttagaaataatattgattattttactcgttattgattatttaaattgtattctGGATTGAATTTTATGTAGGTCTGAATATGGATAATAGtacatacaaatcaaatattaaaaaaaacgtcACTTTTTACACCTGTTAAATCTATATCAGATATAAAAAGTCTTGTTTTTTCACACCGATTATAGTACCAGCAGGTATAAAAGTGATATTTTTATACCTATTCTAGCACCAGTAggtataaaaaaaggttttttcttTGGTGTAATTagacttttatacctattataaacataataggtataaaagtaaaactttCTACATCGGTTCTAGAGCAGGTATAAAAATCGAAAACTTTCTATATCCTCTACTTCTATACCTACCCAAAAGTAggtataaaaaacttttttttgcACTAGTCTCGACCATAGAATAAGGCGGCCAAGCGGCCCTAACACTTATGCACCCTTAAGCACAATTTTTGATCAAGTTTACTGGTAAGTTTAACTTATTAGGTATTGGATCGTGATTACAGTTCTGCTAATCATAAGCTCATCctgaaacctataaatacaagtcTAAGGTTGGAGGTAGGTCATtgcatttattgtgaatttaagattttattgtAACCTTCGATCGATTAAATTACTAACTCTAGTGTcagagtgcctttgacaggtacccgtCCACACTGTTTGTAGTGTAGACATTGAGGAAATAGAAGAATTAGATTAAGTATACTCAAGATAACCTAAGCGGATCAAGAGAAAAGTGTAAAGGAGTGTTTGACAGTGATTCTCGACCCCACACTAGAAACATTTTAGCACCCACCAAAGGGAACGATTTGTAGAGGATGAGGGCGACTAGGCTTGCTAGGAATGTGGACTGCCTAGCTGGAAGACGTCGAGAGGGGACCCGAGACTTTGGAGCCTCAATGGTTTTCTTAAACTTGGCGGTGGCGGCCACTTCTTCGAAGAGGCTCTTCTTCTTCGGTGGAGGGGCGATTATGATGCCTGAAAGAAAACCAAAAACCTAGCCAACTTAAGACCAACCAcctaacaaaattaatataaaactaagACATCATATCAAACGCCTCAGCACTAAAGTCCTCATGGTCGAGGCACTCAATAAGATGGTTGATCCCGATCGCTTCAATCTCGACCATTGTCGTAGAGGTTCGGGACCAAGAGGTCACCTTCTGGGGACACTTCGTCCAACAAAGACGAAATTTTGAACACctaacatcataaaaaaaaaatttgagcGCCTAGTCTCCTTTATTGCGACTTTGAAGTATTTGGTCTTAAACCCTTTGAAAAATCTCAAACAATTTAAACAACACTTCTTCTCCATTGAGATAAGAGATAACCAACCTCGCTTGACGATCGAACACACACAAAAGTAATGGAGGAAGATGACAAGGGTGAGAGTTAAGTCCAAAGCGGAGCATATAACCGTAAACACTTGCATACACACCAAACCGTTCGGATGTAATTGGGAGGGAGCCACATTTAACTCCCTCAACACAGCCGCCTAAAAAATGGTAAAGGGAACTCGAACGAATATTTTAGTGAAGAGATAGGTGTACACGAAGAAAAATCTTCAACATTATTCCCTTTACCATGATATACCCGCTTATTCCCCTTACAAACTGTGATCTTAATTAAAGCAATGTCCTCCATGTTCTGCATGATACAAACTCATTCGGCCCATTCCTTTAGGTCTTACTTCAAGCTAAAGCAAGTGACTTAGTCACCTAATTCACGAGACGTCTAGTCATAATTCGAGATCACTGGCAAGGTTTGCTGAAACTCATTCCCTTCATTTTGCCCATCAATCTCCACCTTTCCATAATGAAGACCAATCGCTATGCCAGAAAAGAACATATCACTATATACATCGGTTGAGCCGTCAGTCGAACTGCTATCCTGCTCGGTTGTCTTAAAGATAGAAGAAGACATAAAGCTCAAAGACGAGGACAGCGAGTCATTGCCAATAAACCCTCTATTGCCCTTTCTTAACGACTCCTCAAATGAAGATAGTTGAATGATAGACATTTTATTAcctaaaattaagaatgaaCCGTGCAGTAGGTAAAGGAAATGAGAGGAATTGGTGAAAATGATAGCCAAAGTTCACTCTTATATATAAGAGAATCCTACGTAACTACCAATACTCATCCACCGCTGGATTTAACCATGATCAACGGTAGATCAAGTGCCTCTGCCACTTCTTCGAGGCACAAACCACGAGGCAAGGCACACGTTCTCCCGCCAGTGCCCATCCACAACCAGGATTCAACATCAATTCGAGAGGTAGAACATCTATCTGAGCGAAAATCGAACACCCACGAGCATGGCCTTTGTAACAAACCCCAATACTAGGGCTTGGGGGACCTATGTATCGTACACCCATACAGGTAAGTGGGAGACCGACTGGCCATAGAATAAGGTGCCTAAGCAGCCCCAACTTCCATGTAACCTTAAGCACAACCTCTAATAAAGTTTACTAGCAAGTCCCGCTTATTATATATTGGCCGTGATTACAACTCTACTAATCATAAGCTCATCttaaaacctataaatacaagtcTGAGATTAGGAGGTaggtgattgcatttattgcaaatttaagattttattgtGATCCCCAATCGATTAGATTAGTGATTTAAGCATCAGAATGTCTTTGACAAATACCTACCCGTATTGTTTCGAGTGTAGACATTAAAAACGTAGAAGAATTGGATTAAGTATACTCAAAATAATCTAAGTGCATTAGGAGAAAAGTGTAAAGAAGTGCTTGACCATTATTCTTGATTCCATATACAaaacaatattcaaatatattagcacaaaaataataaattaattaaaatgtaaaagttaTGTGAGCAAtggtttttaattaatgtatagtAAGAAACCTTCTGCGTTTATTCATTAAACTCGGTTTTGAAAGTTTAGGTTTATTCTTTTGTTAGTTTACATTTCTTCTGCCAAACCTAAGAAATACATTTATTGGCATTTATTACAAAgtaattattttacagttttattCTATGTCTTTAACGTCCAATATTTATTTGTAGCATTTACCGTATAGCATTTACTAATCATTGAAGAGTTATGATTATCTTTCttaaaattctatatttttattgatatgttTTCAGCATATTTCTGgtacattaaaaattaattaattatatctgCAAagcttttgaaataaaatttgatattctaAAGATTTTAAGTGAAAGgatataaaagaaagatataaatatgttcgatttcattattttttaaatagtactTATGTTATTGATATAAAtgagtaataaaatatttatattagtaaaTTAAGTGCTCCATCTAGTTATAATCACAAATAGAATCGTCGAAATCTCTtaaatattaagattttttttaataaatgaaaataatggggattacaattttattatatttatttatgtgtttttcaatattttgtgtAAGAGTTTATAAAAGATAAGATTATATTTACGGGCTCTTTTTCTTAACATGTTGGGAATGTGAGTACAATATAGGGTTTGGAACTTAAGTCGAAAACAACCTAAAATTAGAATTATCATAACGAGAACTTAGTAACGCATATTTCAcctatgaataaaaaaaaatccgtTAATAAATTTACTAATTGTATTGTATGATATATTGACCAAGCGGTTATCAAATATGACCGATCGATTTATCGGTCATTGGTCAATCTGGTCAAATGATTTTCAAGAGCATTGAACCGTAATTGGGCCCACAACGTTAATCAGCTGCTTCAAATGATATTTGAACCaacattttagtttttactGGGTGAAAGGCcatcataaattaaaatgataaaaaaataatcaagaatgtctgattaaagatattagTGAGATTTTTTGGTaagtttgttaatattttattctatttatattttattgggcttatgtCATTTTAAGGTCCATGAGATCACCTATAAATATAAGACCAGGACAAAAAGTCAAAAAGTAAGGAGGACACATCAGAAAATGTTAGTCTCTCGGTGAATTTTGCATTAGTGTGAACttgatttaaagaaaaattaagaagagaaaagagagaagaacaTAGTAATAAATTGTACTAAATAAAGATGCTTATTCTTAAAGTTGAtagaaaacataattataaagattaaataCCACAATCACCCCCAGGTCCTCCAAACTGGAGAACACATCCAAGATGATTTCCTTGATCTCCATAGTAAATAACACCATAACATTTATTGTTGTCATTGAAGGTTACGACTTGAGAAGATTTAGGTCCATAAATGTCTCTTGATGAATCTTGAATCTCTACTGCTTTAAAATAGCATGCATGGACACTCTTTCCATCAGGAAAATGTCCAGATCCCATGGGAGGACTAGGACTGCCAACTTTACCTCCTGCTCTTCCACCCCACCCTACTATGCTTGCTGAACCCAAGTCGCTGAACAATGCTGCTGGAAAATAACCAATGCTTTTATTTCCCAAAGTTAACCACCAATTTTTTGTCTCTGGATCCTGAAAACACATGTTACCTTTTGTATTTAAGACTATGCATTTAAGActactaattaaatttaaatttaataatagaaCAATTTATCagactaaatatattttaattcttaatttatcataaaaaattgtatttaacttttaaattaaattataaaatatttagtatctttatttttataaaagttaaggAAAGAATAATCCTTCCAAGAAATAACATATgaagattatattttatttcattataaaacttttttatcACATGAAATATACTTGATCGATTGTTggaaaaaaatagtttacatACActcttataaactatgaaaactacatattttataatttaatataaaaagaaaacatatatttttataataatttagaaataaaaaaatatttaatctttatttacCTGTGTAATAGAAATGTAGATCACATAACTTATTACATCGTATACCGATAAATGGCCAAAAGGTGCACCAAGGAAAACAGTTCTGTCAGTCTGAACGAAACCTCGACATTGAAGGTTGTAGCATCCTGTATGTTTGTAATTATCTGTCTGTAGTATCCAAAAATTAGAAAAGCTAATACAATAAGGAGGAAAGAGAACATTATATCCTAAAGTATATTCTCTTCCGTGTTTAGTTTCAAtaaattaaggaaaaacaagATCTCATGATATCTCTTCTTACCGTCCATGTAGAATAAAAATGGCTTCGATTATCGTTATATATTTGTGGAAGCACCTGATATCAAAGTACAAGAATAATTAGAAACTTTTTATGttcgttttctctttttatttaaaactattttctaAAAACCAACAAATATCATATGTTTTCTTggttataataaataaataattaattatattttttatttgcctctaataagaaataaataatagataaaaaaggacagagttaattaatttttaattacttttaattaatttttattaataaaaagaagtATTTTATCCCCTAATCAttatattctcattttttttcatcttgaaTTTGAccattaatcttttttttttctaactcaaATCACTCTTAAAAGAAGAATGAGAACATAGGAGTTAGAATGAAAACTTACCAATTGATTGATTActtgaaaaagatttaaaagttattaacatttttgttcaaatttaaaacataaattaaatggCTTGATATATggtaggaaaataaaaaatgcaattgTAACTCACATGCCATCCTGCAGATATTTTGTTCATGGTTTCGGCGGATCCTTTCTCAACCCAAATATGAGCCATTGAAACTTGATCCTTATTAACTTGTGGACCATAAATGCTCATTGTTCCAGCAACTTTATAATATGGACCCAAACGTGGTTTGAGAGATACTTCTGCAATCtacaaaatcaaatatgttaaataattaataaatttaaatatcatataattttgaGTTATAACATTATATAAGATATCTTACATGAAGACCAGGAATTTCTTTACTCAACATATGATCATTTAATGAAACAATTTCGTCTGTTCTAAGAATTGGGACAGTTCCTTCTGGACATTTCTCCTCGTCAAATTCAAACATGAATTCAATTTGTGAACTATTCTCTGCTGtcttttcaatttcaaagtTGGGTTTTTGCtgtaaataaagaaacaaacatagaaagttaaaaccaaaaacattgaaatattataaagttgAACAAATTCTgtactataaaaaaatttgttatatacCTGCAATTTGTGATTCTTTAATAACGGATGGTCAAAAGCTGGTTGTTTGTAGATGTCAAAACAATCAATAACGTTTCCTAACTTTGtctacaaaattcaaaataaaaaaaataaaaataatattagtagTTCATGTAATATGATATCATgttcaatgaaaaaaagaaaatatataataaaagaattcaaATATTATGAAATACATGAATAGTCTTGACGGAAGAATTAATTGTaagattttgttttatctcAAACTTCACATCTTCCTGCACATCTTCCTTCAATATATCTTGAATACCATCAACATTATGATTAATATGACTGATCACCAAACAAAAGATAAAGAACAATATATTCATCATCTTTTCTTCAACTCTATTCTCTAAGAAAATGACTTGactatacatatatacacatatatatatatatatactaaggtgattaaaaatgttataaaaataacttaaaagtaattaaaatatattaatgtaataacttaattaaaatgtGAAACCTTTTAAAAACTATAGTcaaatatattaacataataaattaattaaaatgtgaaACCTTTTAAAACCTATAGTCaaatatattaatgtaataaattaattaaaatgtgaaacctttctaattaatatattattaaaatcaatttgtCATTGTGGTATTTATTATCACTAGTGCAGTTAGGGAAAACAACAACGATTATTTTCGTTCATAGGCAGCGGTTCTTGAACTGAGACATATAAAGACGAAGCAAAAAGTCTACACTTGTATGTCTCGGTTGTGATTCTGATCGATTAGATTACTGATTTAAGCGTCAGAATGTCTTTGACATTAAGAACATAGAAGAATGAGATTAAGTATACTCAAAATAACCTAAGTGCATTGGGAGAAAAGTGTAAAGAAGTGTTTGACCATTATTCTTGATTCCATATACAaaacaatattcaaatatattagcataaaaataataaattaattaaaatgtaaaagcTATGTGAGCAAtggtttttaattaatatatagtaAGAAACCTTGTGCGTTTATTCATTAAACTCGTTTTTGAAAGTTTACGTTTATTCTTTTGTTAGTTTACGTTTCTTCTGCCAAACCTAAGAAATACATTTATTGgcatttattacaaattaattattttacagttttattCTATGTCTTTAACGtccaatatttaatatttatttatagcaTTTACCGTATAGCATTTACTAATCATTGAAGAGTTATGATTATCTTTCttaaaattctatatttttattgataagtTTTCAGCATATTTCTGgtacattaaaaattaattaattatatctgCAAagcttttgaaataaaatttgagattCTAAAGATTTTAAGTGAAAGgatataaaagaaagatataaatatgttcgatttcattattttttaaatagtactTATGTTATTGATATAAAtgagtaataaaatatttatattagtaaaTTAAGTGCTCCATCTAGTTATAATCACAAATAGAGTCGTCGAAATCTCTtaaatattaagatttttttaacaaatgaaaataatggggattacaattttattaccgatttatttatgtgtttttcaatattttgtgtAAGAGTTTGTTAAAGAAGAACTAAATTGTTTATAAGCAATGATGAGATTTTACTCATAAAAGATAAGATTATATTTACCGGCTCTTTTTCTTAATATGTTGGGAATGTGAGTACAATATAGGGTTTGGAACTTAAGTTGAAAACGACCTTAGAATTATCACAACGAGGAGTTAGTAACGCATATTTCACCTAtcgataaattaaaaaaattcgttaataaaaattactaattGTATTGTATGTCATATTGACCTAATAGTCATCAAATATGATCGATCGGTTTATCGGTCATTAGTCAACCTGGTCAAATAATTTTCAAGAGCATTGGATCGTAATTGGGCACATAACATTAATCAGCTGCTTCAAATGGTATTTGAACCAACGTTTTAGTTTTTACTGGGCCAAAGGTCCagcataaattaaaatgatcaaAGAATAATCAAGAATATCTTATTAAAGATATTAGTCAGATTTTTTGGTaagtttgttaatattttattctatttatattttattgggcttatgtCATTTTAAGGTCCATGAGATCACCTATAAATACAAGGCCATGGCCAAAAGTCAGGTACGCTTTGCTCACACACTCTGCTACTCTAAAATACTCACATAATGATAACTCTTCACTAGCGGTCAAAGCTTGAAGTCCACCAAATGAACAAGACTGAAGGTAAATGAGCGGTCCACACTGAATGCCGAGCGGTCCAGGCTGAAGGAAGGCAGGCAATCCAAGCATTCAGAAGCAAGGAAGACACGTCAGAAAATGTTAGTCCCTCGGTCCTACCAAAgcatatattttgaataaaaaatatattaaaacataaatgcatTCAAtctaatcataaatcaacttccttgaagcataaatcaatccaatgtaatcataaatcatatTTGAAGCATAAATTGatccaatgtacaaagttaaactaataataatgtacaaaagaataaaacaacttagaagcataaacttataacttactatatcctaatatctactacatagtTGAATTATATTTAGCCAATGCTTTCCTCACGAGTTTAAGTGACTTCTCTAGAATTGGAGTAGTCATATTGATCTTTGCATAAAACACactgatttcaattagtgtatatgaaatctagactatagagaaaaaaaaatcaaacctaaatattatcgTTTCCCATCCACGGGTGTAACGTGCACGAATAGTGGTCATCATCCAATACATGATGTAGTAATCACACTCATATGACCTGGTTTGTCtattacaatataatatatcatcataattataaaatgttaagtaacatcattggaatggtacaaaatgtaacaaagtatggattaaaataccaaaccttaaggggaacctatgcaagctttttagctgtagtagtagatctcccagacaacatcatatgtgttgcaagggaactattaaaaaaatggttttagcatacatttatataataaagaaagttgaaacattgaggttcttaccaatctactacatgtctaagagggctgggaggagacttgtgcaatgaacaaaaccagacaacaGTGTTCTCCaatatggagatcacaagtagttGTCAATGACGcttgaaattggtaataacttaattgtcatataccaaaattcataattgaaactttaaagttaacaaacttcacttacccaagtatataagggagaaaatatatgtcgttccccattccaaagcaggtggtgatgtatgtttgaatttcatcaaatttatttctttcatgagtcatataggggtcaatgaacccatatacatcattgAATCCCCTCTTGTTACtgacaccaaacatatacctgaaataaagaaatgatctgatataagtaacttgataaaaaaaatttatataaaaaagttctcataaacttacatcatccacagtTGAATGattgtaatattaatttattctctCCCCGACGCAAACTCCCTAACATCTTGGgcatgcaagtacaatgggatctcaATATCTCTTCTAAATGTAGTAGAATCGCATGGAACAATCATCGACATATCTGAAATGAAGTTAACAACCTCGTCTAACGCTCCAAGAGGGTcgtcctcagataaatgagtcttcttcggtgtagAACTTCCCTCTTGAACTGTATGTTGTAAcatgaaaaaatggttatgttctAACGTCAataagaagtaaatattaaaatttagaagtaTATAGTAGGAGTGTTTATCGGGAGGTCAaatacatcaccaaccaaatgtctaggccaggcgacGAAGGACTTTAATGCCTCTTCCACAGTGAAAAACTCCTCTGTAGGCACAAGAACAAGGGCATCTGGTacgacaacttcatccaccgtgaccttgacctcatcttctgctagttgtacaccatgcactaTAGTGGTCGTCTCATAGACTGtgccacgagccactagcatggtcccgGTAGGagagataatatatatatatatatatatatatatatatatatatatatatatatatatatatatatatatatatatatatatatatatatatatatatatatatatat
This window of the Vigna angularis cultivar LongXiaoDou No.4 chromosome 7, ASM1680809v1, whole genome shotgun sequence genome carries:
- the LOC108336611 gene encoding uncharacterized protein LOC108336611, with the protein product MMNILFFIFCLVISHINHNVDGIQDILKEDVQEDVKFEIKQNLTINSSVKTIHTKLGNVIDCFDIYKQPAFDHPLLKNHKLQQKPNFEIEKTAENSSQIEFMFEFDEEKCPEGTVPILRTDEIVSLNDHMLSKEIPGLHIAEVSLKPRLGPYYKVAGTMSIYGPQVNKDQVSMAHIWVEKGSAETMNKISAGWHVLPQIYNDNRSHFYSTWTTDNYKHTGCYNLQCRGFVQTDRTVFLGAPFGHLSVYDVISYVIYISITQDPETKNWWLTLGNKSIGYFPAALFSDLGSASIVGWGGRAGGKVGSPSPPMGSGHFPDGKSVHACYFKAVEIQDSSRDIYGPKSSQVVTFNDNNKCYGVIYYGDQGNHLGCVLQFGGPGGDCGI